A section of the Larus michahellis chromosome 1, bLarMic1.1, whole genome shotgun sequence genome encodes:
- the LOC141737976 gene encoding olfactory receptor 52K2-like isoform X1, whose product MPPVPVASLPALQQCLMSYTNHSSPLSFILTGIPGLEDAQFWIAFPFCTMYFMAVLGNITLLLVNRMDPSLHLPMFYFLSMLAAIDLVLTTSTMPKLPSIFWFQSHEIVFEGCVAQMIFIYGLYTVESGVLLTMAFNRYLAVCKPLHYSTILTGPTIAKLGLAAVVNGMAIITPLMYMVTSLSYCGICVMHHSYCKHVSVVKLACWDTWPNSTYSITAATTMVGLDSILIAVSYVLILREVIGLSSREARLKTYGTCGSHVGVILPFYTPGLFSFYSQCWGQRIPAHLHILRADLYLLVPPMLNPLIYRIRTKPVQERVLSLFCQKGIQPRS is encoded by the coding sequence aTGCCACCTGTTCCTGTGgcttcccttccagccctgcagcagtGCCTCATGTCCTACACGAATCACTCCAGTCCTTTGTCCTTCATCCTGACAGGCATCCCTGGGCTGGAGGATGCTCAGTTCTGGATTGCCTTCCCATTCTGCACCATGTACTTCATGGCAGTGCTGGGGAACATCACACTCCTCCTAGTGAATAGAATGGACCCAAGCCTGCACTTGCCCATGTTTTACTTCCTCTCCATGCTGGCTGCCATTGACCTTGTGCTCACCACTTCCACCATGCCCAAACTCCCGAGCATCTTCTGGTTCCAATCCCATGAGATCGTCTTTGAGGGTTGTGTGGCCCAGATGATCTTCATCTATGGCCTCTACACAGTGGAGTCGGGGGTCCTGCTCACCATGGCCTTCAACCGATACTTGGCTGTCTGCAAGCCCCTGCACTACTCCACCATCCTGACTGGCCCCACCATTGCCAAGCTGGGTTTGGCTGCTGTGGTGAATGGCATGGCCATCATCACCCCTCTGATGTACATGGTGACCAGCCTGTCCTACTGCGGCATCTGTGTCATGCACCATTCCTACTGCAAGCATGTGTCAGTGGTGAAGCTGGCCTGTTGGGACACCTGGCCCAACAGCACCTACAGCATCACGGCTGCCACCACCATGGTGGGCTTAGACTCCATCCTCATCGCTGTCTCCTATGTGCTGATCCTGAGGGAGGTCATAGGCCTCTCCTCCAGAGAGGCTCGTCTGAAGACCTATGGCACTTGTGGCTCCCACGTCGGTGTCATCCTGCCCTTCTACACGCCTGGGCTCTTCTCCTTCTACAGTCAGTGCTGGGGACAGAGGATCCCTGCACATCTCCACATCCTGAGAGCTGACCTCTACCTGCTGGTCCCTCCCATGCTCAACCCACTCATCTACAGGATAAGGACCAAGCCGGTCCAGGAGCGGGTGCTGAGCCTATTCTGTCAGAAAGGGATCCAGCCCAGGTCCTGA
- the LOC141737976 gene encoding olfactory receptor 52K2-like isoform X2 produces MYFMAVLGNITLLLVNRMDPSLHLPMFYFLSMLAAIDLVLTTSTMPKLPSIFWFQSHEIVFEGCVAQMIFIYGLYTVESGVLLTMAFNRYLAVCKPLHYSTILTGPTIAKLGLAAVVNGMAIITPLMYMVTSLSYCGICVMHHSYCKHVSVVKLACWDTWPNSTYSITAATTMVGLDSILIAVSYVLILREVIGLSSREARLKTYGTCGSHVGVILPFYTPGLFSFYSQCWGQRIPAHLHILRADLYLLVPPMLNPLIYRIRTKPVQERVLSLFCQKGIQPRS; encoded by the coding sequence ATGTACTTCATGGCAGTGCTGGGGAACATCACACTCCTCCTAGTGAATAGAATGGACCCAAGCCTGCACTTGCCCATGTTTTACTTCCTCTCCATGCTGGCTGCCATTGACCTTGTGCTCACCACTTCCACCATGCCCAAACTCCCGAGCATCTTCTGGTTCCAATCCCATGAGATCGTCTTTGAGGGTTGTGTGGCCCAGATGATCTTCATCTATGGCCTCTACACAGTGGAGTCGGGGGTCCTGCTCACCATGGCCTTCAACCGATACTTGGCTGTCTGCAAGCCCCTGCACTACTCCACCATCCTGACTGGCCCCACCATTGCCAAGCTGGGTTTGGCTGCTGTGGTGAATGGCATGGCCATCATCACCCCTCTGATGTACATGGTGACCAGCCTGTCCTACTGCGGCATCTGTGTCATGCACCATTCCTACTGCAAGCATGTGTCAGTGGTGAAGCTGGCCTGTTGGGACACCTGGCCCAACAGCACCTACAGCATCACGGCTGCCACCACCATGGTGGGCTTAGACTCCATCCTCATCGCTGTCTCCTATGTGCTGATCCTGAGGGAGGTCATAGGCCTCTCCTCCAGAGAGGCTCGTCTGAAGACCTATGGCACTTGTGGCTCCCACGTCGGTGTCATCCTGCCCTTCTACACGCCTGGGCTCTTCTCCTTCTACAGTCAGTGCTGGGGACAGAGGATCCCTGCACATCTCCACATCCTGAGAGCTGACCTCTACCTGCTGGTCCCTCCCATGCTCAACCCACTCATCTACAGGATAAGGACCAAGCCGGTCCAGGAGCGGGTGCTGAGCCTATTCTGTCAGAAAGGGATCCAGCCCAGGTCCTGA